A single region of the Anoplolepis gracilipes chromosome 1, ASM4749672v1, whole genome shotgun sequence genome encodes:
- the LOC140676207 gene encoding adenosine deaminase 2 yields the protein MAWLSLFTLTILICGNMINAYFIHKQEFPRQLTYWQLRRELMMTEKRYFLGGNLKLNFIESIANQVLMSIKSREIQDGFINNNFLPSRNFLEVILEIEKSGVFKILREMPKGAVLHVHQSGIGSIDYKLNNVTYRENLYVCDQNNSLKLMFFNKPDETCDWQLLSEVRRDQRQADAINDRIRRSLTMITENPRSAYSTVDKAWEKFDSIFKFMKSWLSYRPVFEDVYYYVLQEFYEDNVMYVEIRTTLSSIYDFDRVYGSLEMAGIIKNVTDRFIRDHPDFLGVKLIYAPRRSINETKLEEYLKKLVQLTEHYPNFVVGFDLVGQEDKGEPLVKFADKLNFVNKNIKFFFHAGETNWNGESTDLNLFDALLLNTKRIGHGYALTKHPLLWKYVQELGVAVEICPISNQVLSLVEDMRNHPATAMFALASPVVISSDDPGLWGVKGLSYDFYEAFMGLMSTHSDLRSLKQLAINSLIYSSMNDEEKSAALNKWQAKWDAFVNKLAYSFHHNR from the exons ATGGCCTGGTTGAGCTTGTTCACCTTGACGATCCTGATTTGTGGCAACATGATCAACGCGTACTTCATACACAAACAAGAATTCCCGCGACAGCTGACTTATTGGCAACTTCGACGGGAACTGATGATGACTGAAAAGCGATATTTCCTGGGTGGCAATTTGAAGCTCAATTTCATCGAATCCATTGCGAATCAGGTTCTGATGTCAATCAAAAGCCGAGAAATCCAAGATG gatttatcaataataattttctaccaTCGCGCAACTTTTTGGAGGTGATATTGGAAATCGAGAAATCCGGAGTATTCAAGATTCTACGTGAAATGCCTAAGGGCGCCGTTCTTCATGTTCACCAGTCCGGCATAGGCTCGATCGATTATAAGCTCAACAATGTGACCTATCGCGAGAATCTGTACGTGTGTGATCAAAACAACAGTTTAAAACTTATGTTTTTCAATAAGCCTGATGAAACGTGCGATTGGCAATTGCTGAGCGAGGTACGACGGGATCAACGACAGGCCGACGCGATCAATGACAGAATCAGAAGGTCGTTGACCATGATCACGGAAAATCCGAGAAGCGCTTACAGCACCGTCGATAAGGCATGGGAAAAGTTTGATAGCATTTTCAAGTTTATGAAGTCCTGGCTGTCCTACCGACCTGTCTTCGAAGATGTTTATTACTACGTACTACAAGAGTTTTATGaggataatgtaatgtatgtgGAGATACGAACGACACTATCGTCAATTTACGATTTTGACAGGGTCTACGGATCGCTGGAAATGGCGGGGATTATCAAGAATGTCACCGATCG GTTCATACGAGACCATCCTGATTTCCTTGGAGTTAAGCTTATATATGCGCCGAGACGATCCATCAATGAAACAAAATTAGAGGAATATCTGAAAAAGTTGGTGCAACTGACGGAACACTATCCGAATTTTGTAGTTGGTTTTGACTTGGTTGGCCAGGAGGATAAAGGAGAACCTCTTGTGAAATTCGCCGACAAATTAAACTTcgttaataagaatattaaatttttcttccatGCTGGAGAGACCAATTGGAACGGAGAGTCGActgatttaaatctttttgatGCTTTGTTACTCAACACCAAACGTATCGGCCACGG ATATGCATTAACGAAACATCCACTTTTATGGAAATATGTGCAAGAATTGGGAGTCGCGGTAGAGATTTGTCCCATCTCGAACCAAGTTCTCAGTCTCGTAGAAGACATGCGGAATCATCCCGCGACCGCGATGTTCGCGTTAGCCTCGCCCGTCGTGATTTCCAGCGACGATCCCGGCCTTTGGGGCGTTAAAGGACTCAGTTACGATTTTTACGAAGCCTTCATGGGTCTTATGAGCACCCATTCGGATCTCAGAAGTCTCAAGCAACTAGCGATAAACTCGCTGATCTATAGCAGCATGAACGATGAAGAAAAGAGTGCTGCGTTAAACAAATGGCAGGCCAAATGGGATGCCTTCGTAAACAAGCTGGCTTATTCATTTCATCATAATAGATAA
- the LOC140676214 gene encoding odorant receptor 4-like isoform X3, translated as MDILPVNFKALQFCGAWKEREDNNMLEVIRTRDHIYELTEGLFLGLTFLTLSVKYANFLLRENKVFELLDCLRIKMCQPRDSTEKLIMEEHSRRAKWSIVSFMMISLATGMGLMITPGLGLLTKNERVLPLKSYVPYSVSNLLIYLATYLQQFLTLFYGIILNVSFDSLVYGFTIHTCAQIELMCHRLTDNLKNISFGKSSETKVSIEECVKHHLLVKIVVKKIQELFIWSIMIFFFFSLVIVCTSIFLISKTKLLSLEFLSMFLYLNGILLQIFYYCWYGNELQLKSKSIATAIYSSDWTKVTPQERRLLIFIMINSQKGIILSYHGMFALSLNTFTWICRTSYSAYNLLQQASN; from the exons ATGGACATTTTACCGGTAAATTTCAAAGCTCTACAGTTTTGCGGCGCATGGAAAGAACGAGAGGACAACAATATGT TAGAAGTGATTCGAACGCGGGATCACATTTACGAATTGACAGAAGGGCTCTTCTTGGGATTAACTTTCTTGACGCTGAgtgtaaaatatgcaaattttctGCTACGAGAAAATAAAGTGTTCGAATTGCTAGATTGTCTGCGCATAAAAATGTGCCAACCAAGAGACTCCACGGAAAAACTAATAATGGAAGAACATAGTCGCAGAG CTAAGTGGAGCATTGTGTCGTTCATGATGATATCACTTGCCACTGGGATGGGTCTCATGATTACGCCAGGTCTAGGACTACTCACGAAAAACGAGCGTGTGCTGCCGTTGAAGTCATACGTTCCGTATTCTGTGTCGAATCTACTTATATACCTAGCGACATATCTGCAGCAATTTTTAACGCTGTTTTATGGGATAATACTCAACGTTTCCTTCGACAGTCTTGTCTATGGCTTCACAATTCACACCTGCGCACAGATCGAGTTGATGTGTCATAGATTAACAGACaatttgaaaaacatttctttcgGAAAAAGCTCAGAGACGAAGGTCTCGATCGAAGAATGCGTCAAACATCATTTGCTCGTTAAGATCgtggtaaaaaaaatacaagaattaTTCATATGGTCAAtcatgatatttttctttttcagtcTAGTTATTGTATGCACCAGCATTTTTCTAATATCCAAG ACAAAGTTGCTCAGTTTGGAGTTTCTTTCTATGTTTTTGTATCTGAACGGTATATtgcttcaaatattttattattgctggTACGGAAACGAGCTTCAATTGaag agTAAAAGTATCGCAACCGCTATTTATTCCAGCGATTGGACTAAAGTGACGCCGCAAGAACGCAGATTGCTAATCTTTATCATGATAAACAGTCAAAAAGGAATAATATTGTCCTATCACGGAATGTTTGCATTATCACTAAACACTTTTACTTGG ATCTGCAGAACTTCTTACTCAGCTTACAATCTCTTACAGCAGGCGTCGAATTGA
- the LOC140676214 gene encoding odorant receptor 46a-like isoform X2 encodes MDILPVNFKALQFCGAWKEREDNNMYTIVFLIYEFTILDAVEVIRTRDHIYELTEGLFLGLTFLTLSVKYANFLLRENKVFELLDCLRIKMCQPRDSTEKLIMEEHSRRAKWSIVSFMMISLATGMGLMITPGLGLLTKNERVLPLKSYVPYSVSNLLIYLATYLQQFLTLFYGIILNVSFDSLVYGFTIHTCAQIELMCHRLTDNLKNISFGKSSETKVSIEECVKHHLLVKIVVKKIQELFIWSIMIFFFFSLVIVCTSIFLISKTKLLSLEFLSMFLYLNGILLQIFYYCWYGNELQLKSKSIATAIYSSDWTKVTPQERRLLIFIMINSQKGIILSYHGMFALSLNTFTWICRTSYSAYNLLQQASN; translated from the exons ATGGACATTTTACCGGTAAATTTCAAAGCTCTACAGTTTTGCGGCGCATGGAAAGAACGAGAGGACAACAATAT GTACACGATAGTTTTCTTGATATATGAATTTACAATACTTGATGCAGTAGAAGTGATTCGAACGCGGGATCACATTTACGAATTGACAGAAGGGCTCTTCTTGGGATTAACTTTCTTGACGCTGAgtgtaaaatatgcaaattttctGCTACGAGAAAATAAAGTGTTCGAATTGCTAGATTGTCTGCGCATAAAAATGTGCCAACCAAGAGACTCCACGGAAAAACTAATAATGGAAGAACATAGTCGCAGAG CTAAGTGGAGCATTGTGTCGTTCATGATGATATCACTTGCCACTGGGATGGGTCTCATGATTACGCCAGGTCTAGGACTACTCACGAAAAACGAGCGTGTGCTGCCGTTGAAGTCATACGTTCCGTATTCTGTGTCGAATCTACTTATATACCTAGCGACATATCTGCAGCAATTTTTAACGCTGTTTTATGGGATAATACTCAACGTTTCCTTCGACAGTCTTGTCTATGGCTTCACAATTCACACCTGCGCACAGATCGAGTTGATGTGTCATAGATTAACAGACaatttgaaaaacatttctttcgGAAAAAGCTCAGAGACGAAGGTCTCGATCGAAGAATGCGTCAAACATCATTTGCTCGTTAAGATCgtggtaaaaaaaatacaagaattaTTCATATGGTCAAtcatgatatttttctttttcagtcTAGTTATTGTATGCACCAGCATTTTTCTAATATCCAAG ACAAAGTTGCTCAGTTTGGAGTTTCTTTCTATGTTTTTGTATCTGAACGGTATATtgcttcaaatattttattattgctggTACGGAAACGAGCTTCAATTGaag agTAAAAGTATCGCAACCGCTATTTATTCCAGCGATTGGACTAAAGTGACGCCGCAAGAACGCAGATTGCTAATCTTTATCATGATAAACAGTCAAAAAGGAATAATATTGTCCTATCACGGAATGTTTGCATTATCACTAAACACTTTTACTTGG ATCTGCAGAACTTCTTACTCAGCTTACAATCTCTTACAGCAGGCGTCGAATTGA
- the LOC140676214 gene encoding odorant receptor 46a-like isoform X1, whose amino-acid sequence MDILPVNFKALQFCGAWKEREDNNMCIGFLRFCYKYTIVFLIYEFTILDAVEVIRTRDHIYELTEGLFLGLTFLTLSVKYANFLLRENKVFELLDCLRIKMCQPRDSTEKLIMEEHSRRAKWSIVSFMMISLATGMGLMITPGLGLLTKNERVLPLKSYVPYSVSNLLIYLATYLQQFLTLFYGIILNVSFDSLVYGFTIHTCAQIELMCHRLTDNLKNISFGKSSETKVSIEECVKHHLLVKIVVKKIQELFIWSIMIFFFFSLVIVCTSIFLISKTKLLSLEFLSMFLYLNGILLQIFYYCWYGNELQLKSKSIATAIYSSDWTKVTPQERRLLIFIMINSQKGIILSYHGMFALSLNTFTWICRTSYSAYNLLQQASN is encoded by the exons ATGGACATTTTACCGGTAAATTTCAAAGCTCTACAGTTTTGCGGCGCATGGAAAGAACGAGAGGACAACAATATGTGTATTGGATTTTTGCGTTTTTgttacaa GTACACGATAGTTTTCTTGATATATGAATTTACAATACTTGATGCAGTAGAAGTGATTCGAACGCGGGATCACATTTACGAATTGACAGAAGGGCTCTTCTTGGGATTAACTTTCTTGACGCTGAgtgtaaaatatgcaaattttctGCTACGAGAAAATAAAGTGTTCGAATTGCTAGATTGTCTGCGCATAAAAATGTGCCAACCAAGAGACTCCACGGAAAAACTAATAATGGAAGAACATAGTCGCAGAG CTAAGTGGAGCATTGTGTCGTTCATGATGATATCACTTGCCACTGGGATGGGTCTCATGATTACGCCAGGTCTAGGACTACTCACGAAAAACGAGCGTGTGCTGCCGTTGAAGTCATACGTTCCGTATTCTGTGTCGAATCTACTTATATACCTAGCGACATATCTGCAGCAATTTTTAACGCTGTTTTATGGGATAATACTCAACGTTTCCTTCGACAGTCTTGTCTATGGCTTCACAATTCACACCTGCGCACAGATCGAGTTGATGTGTCATAGATTAACAGACaatttgaaaaacatttctttcgGAAAAAGCTCAGAGACGAAGGTCTCGATCGAAGAATGCGTCAAACATCATTTGCTCGTTAAGATCgtggtaaaaaaaatacaagaattaTTCATATGGTCAAtcatgatatttttctttttcagtcTAGTTATTGTATGCACCAGCATTTTTCTAATATCCAAG ACAAAGTTGCTCAGTTTGGAGTTTCTTTCTATGTTTTTGTATCTGAACGGTATATtgcttcaaatattttattattgctggTACGGAAACGAGCTTCAATTGaag agTAAAAGTATCGCAACCGCTATTTATTCCAGCGATTGGACTAAAGTGACGCCGCAAGAACGCAGATTGCTAATCTTTATCATGATAAACAGTCAAAAAGGAATAATATTGTCCTATCACGGAATGTTTGCATTATCACTAAACACTTTTACTTGG ATCTGCAGAACTTCTTACTCAGCTTACAATCTCTTACAGCAGGCGTCGAATTGA
- the LOC140676229 gene encoding odorant receptor 46a-like, translating to MDILPVNFKVLWFCGAWQERKDDNIFVGCLHFCYKYAIFFLIYEFTIFEVIELIRSRNQIDELTEGLFLASTYVTLCLKYANFLLRKKDVSQLLDCLRVKMCQPRNSTEKMIIETHSRKAKWSALTFLIMSQATTVGFVVVPILSLGKDKWILPTKSYVPYSVSEMFPYVATYLQQTAALFYAVMLNVSFDSLVYGFTIHACGQVELICRRLRENIRASANFQKKATASIEECVRHHILMHTFVKKTAALFIWTVMVLFFFSLIILCTSIFLISKTKLFSMEFLSLVLYFSSMMLQIFFYCWFGNELELKSKNIANSIYFSNWTLTTSHERRSLILIMINSQKGLTFSNNRMFALSLDTFTWICKTSYSAFNLLQQASN from the exons ATGGACATTTTGCCGGTGAACTTTAAGGTCTTATGGTTTTGTGGCGCATGGCAAGAGAGGAAAGACGATAACATCTTTGTTGGTTGTCTACATTTCTGTTACAA GTATGCAATCTTCTTCTTAATATATGAGTTTACAATATTCGAGGTGATAGAACTGATTCGTTCGCGTAATCAAATCGATGAGTTAACGGAAGGACTCTTCTTGGCATCGACTTATGTAACATTGTGtctaaaatatgcaaattttttgttaCGAAAGAAGGATGTGTCACAGTTGTTGGATTGTCTGCGCGTAAAAATGTGTCAACCAAGGAATTCGACGGAAAAGATGATAATAGAGACTCATAGTCGAAAAg CTAAATGGAGCGCTCTTACCTTCTTAATCATGTCGCAAGCTACTACTGTTGGTTTCGTGGTCGTGCCAATTCTGAGCCTCGGCAAGGATAAATGGATCTTACCCACAAAATCGTACGTTCCCTATTCCGTTTCGGAAATGTTTCCATATGTGGCGACCTATTTACAACAAACTGCAGCGCTGTTTTATGCAGTTATGCTCAACGTTTCATTCGACTCTCTCGTTTATGGATTCACGATTCACGCTTGCGGACAGGTTGAGTTGATTTGTCGCCGattgagagaaaatattaggGCCTCGGCAAATTTCCAGAAGAAGGCAACCGCGTCGATTGAGGAATGCGTCAGACATCATATACTCATGCATACTTTTGTGAAGAAAACAGCAGCGCTATTTATTTGGACAGTCATggtcctctttttttttagtcttATTATTCTCTGCACCAGTATTTTCCTGATATCAAAG aCAAAACTTTTTAGTATGGAATTTCTTTCTTTGGTACTATATTTTAGCAGTATGATGctgcagatatttttttactgctGGTTTGGGAACGAGCTTGAATTGAaa agcaaaaatattgcaaatagtatttattttagcaattGGACATTGACTACGTCACATGAACGTAGATCGTTGATacttattatgataaatagtCAGAAAGGATTGACATTTTCCAATAACAGAATGTTTGCATTATCTCTGGACACTTTTACCTGG atttgtaAAACATCTTACTCAGCCTTTAATCTCTTGCAACAAGCAtcgaattaa
- the LOC140669032 gene encoding odorant receptor 46a-like → MDILPVNFKVLWFCGAWQEGKDDNIVVGYLHLCYKYAIFFLIYEFTIFEVVELIRTRDRIDELTEGLFLASTYVTLCLKYANFLLRKNDVLELLDCLRVKLCQPRNSTEKMIIEIHSRKAKWSTLSFLIMSQATALGFVIAPILGFSKDEWILPTKSYVPYSVSKLFPYVATYLQQAAALFYAIMLNVSFDSLVYGFTIHACGQIELICRRLRDNIRVSVNLQKDATASIEECIRHHILMHSFVKKIGELFIWTVMVLFFFSLIILCTSIFLISKTKLFSIECLSLTLYFSSIMLQIFFYCWYGNELELKSKNIANSIYFSTWTMTTLHERRSLILIMINSQKGLTFSSNRMFALSLDTFTWICKTSYSAFNLLQQASN, encoded by the exons ATGGACATTCTACCAGTGAATTTTAAGGTCTTATGGTTTTGTGGCGCATGGCAAGAGGGGAAAGACGATAACATCGTTGTTGGTTATCTACACCTCTGTTACAA ATACGCAATTTTCTTCCTAATATATGAGTTTACGATATTCGAGGTGGTAGAACTGATTCGTACGCGTGATCGAATCGATGAGTTAACGGAAGGACTCTTCTTGGCATCAACTTATGTAACATTATgcttaaaatatgcaaattttttactacGAAAGAATGATGTATTAGAGTTATTGGATTGTCTGCGCGTAAAACTGTGTCAACCGAGAAATTCGACGGAAAAGATGATAATAGAGATACATAGTCGAAaag CTAAGTGGAgcactctttctttcttaatcaTGTCGCAAGCCACTGCTCTGGGTTTCGTGATCGCGCCAATTCTGGGATTCAGCAAGGATGAATGGATTCTGCCTACGAAATCATATGTTCCCTATTCCGTTTCCAAGTTATTTCCATATGTGGCAACGTATTTACAACAAGCTGCAGCACTCTTTTATGCGATTATGCTTAACGTTTCATTCGACTCTCTCGTTTATGGTTTCACAATTCATGCCTGCGGGCAGATCGAGCTAATTTGTCGCCGATTACGAGATAATATTAGGGTGTCGGTAAATTTACAAAAGGATGCAACCGCGTCAATTGAGGAATGTATCAGACATCATATACTTATGCActcttttgtgaaaaaaataggaGAACTATTCATCTGGACAGTCATggtcctctttttttttagtctgATTATTCTCTGCACCAGTATTTTCCTGATATCAAAG aCAAAACTTTTCAGTATCGAGTGTCTTTCtttgacattatattttaGCAGTATAATGctgcagatatttttttactgctGGTATGGGAACGAGCTTGagttaaaa agcaaaaatattgcaaatagcATTTATTTTAGCACTTGGACAATGACTACTTTGCATGAGCGCAGATCCCTGATACTTATTATGATAAACAGTCAAAAAGGATTGACGTTTTCCAGTAATAGAATGTTTGCATTATCTCTGGACACTTTTACCTGG ATTTGTAAAACATCTTATTCAGCTTTTAATCTTCTGCAGCAAgcatcaaattaa
- the LOC140670534 gene encoding odorant receptor Or1-like isoform X2, whose product MDILPVNFFILRFCGVWEEHESSNLIIRFGIFCYRYAIVILIYEFTISEVIELIRTHDHIEDLTEGLFLALTYVALCMKYGNFLARRDEVCTLLNCFRCETCRPRDSEEKLILIKYDRKAKWCVRIFMSISQATCIALVLAPIMGPQDTDRPLPFKTYLPYSIAGLYPYLATYLQHTGAIFYGVLLNVSFDSLVYGFTLHVCGQIELLCYRLSKIFKNYSDVAQYQLDLNKDVMISECVKHHLRVHEIVRRIQSLFVWTVTLLFIFSMVTLCTSIFQMSKKKILSVEFLSLILYLGSMLFQVFFYCWYGNELQLKSKSIGDAIYLSNWTAATIKDRKSLLFMMFISQKGLKLSYYGIFSLALDTFTWILKTSYSAFNVLQQTSI is encoded by the exons ATGGATATATTGCCGgtgaacttttttattttacgtttctGCGGTGTATGGGAAGAACATGAGAGTAGCAACTTAATAATACGTTTTGGCATCTTCTGTTATAg gTACGctatagtaattttaatatacgaaTTTACGATATCCGAAGTAATTGAACTAATAAGAACTCACGATCATATCGAAGATCTAACAGAAGGACTCTTCCTAGCGTTAACTTATGTAGCTTTATGTATGAAGTACGGAAACTTTTTAGCGCGACGAGATGAAGTGTGCACGTTGCTGAATTGTTTTCGTTGCGAAACGTGTCGGCCAAGGGAttctgaagaaaaattaatcctGATTAAGTACGATCGTAAAG CCAAGTGGTGCGTCCGAATTTTTATGAGTATATCTCAAGCCACTTGTATAGCTCTCGTGCTTGCTCCTATTATGGGACCTCAAGATACCGACAGACCTCTGCCATTCAAGACGTACTTGCCATACTCGATAGCTGGTTTATATCCGTATTTAGCTACATATCTTCAGCATACAGGTGCCATATTTTATGGCGTTCTACTCAACGTCTCGTTCGATTCCCTCGTCTACGGTTTTACTCTTCACGTTTGTGGACAGATCGAGTTGCTATGTTATCGTCTGTCAAAAATCTTCAAGAATTATTCGGATGTAGCACAATATCAATTAGATTTGAATAAAGACGTGATGATTAGCGAGTGCGTGAAACATCACTTACGCGTACACGAGATCGTACGCAGGATACAATCATTATTTGTGTGGACCGTGAcgttgttatttattttcagcaTGGTCACCCTATGCACcagtatttttcaaatgtcTAAG aaaaaaattctcagcGTCGAATTTCTCTCATTGATTCTATATCTCGGAAGCATGTTGTTTCAAGTGTTCTTCTACTGCTGGTACGGAAACGAGTTACAATTAAag AGTAAAAGCATCGGCGACGCAATATATTTGAGCAATTGGACAGCCGCCACGATAAAAGATCGCAAAAGTTTGCTGTTCATGATGTTCATCAGTCAAAAAGGATTGAAATTGTCTTATTATGGCATTTTTAGCTTGGCCCTTGACACTTTTACCTGG ATTTTGAAAACATCTTACTCTGCTTTTAATGTTCTTCAGCAGACGTCGATATAA
- the LOC140670534 gene encoding odorant receptor Or1-like isoform X1, which translates to MDILPLNFRVLWFCGAWSEKYNNSLFVRFISFCYRYAIVILIYEFTISEVIELIRTHDHIEDLTEGLFLALTYVALCMKYGNFLARRDEVCTLLNCFRCETCRPRDSEEKLILIKYDRKAKWCVRIFMSISQATCIALVLAPIMGPQDTDRPLPFKTYLPYSIAGLYPYLATYLQHTGAIFYGVLLNVSFDSLVYGFTLHVCGQIELLCYRLSKIFKNYSDVAQYQLDLNKDVMISECVKHHLRVHEIVRRIQSLFVWTVTLLFIFSMVTLCTSIFQMSKKKILSVEFLSLILYLGSMLFQVFFYCWYGNELQLKIISRKGIKTYHE; encoded by the exons ATGGATATATTGCCATTGAATTTCCGAGTTTTGTGGTTTTGCGGTGCATGGagcgaaaaatataataacagtcTTTTCGTTCGTTTTATAAGTTTCTGCTACAG gTACGctatagtaattttaatatacgaaTTTACGATATCCGAAGTAATTGAACTAATAAGAACTCACGATCATATCGAAGATCTAACAGAAGGACTCTTCCTAGCGTTAACTTATGTAGCTTTATGTATGAAGTACGGAAACTTTTTAGCGCGACGAGATGAAGTGTGCACGTTGCTGAATTGTTTTCGTTGCGAAACGTGTCGGCCAAGGGAttctgaagaaaaattaatcctGATTAAGTACGATCGTAAAG CCAAGTGGTGCGTCCGAATTTTTATGAGTATATCTCAAGCCACTTGTATAGCTCTCGTGCTTGCTCCTATTATGGGACCTCAAGATACCGACAGACCTCTGCCATTCAAGACGTACTTGCCATACTCGATAGCTGGTTTATATCCGTATTTAGCTACATATCTTCAGCATACAGGTGCCATATTTTATGGCGTTCTACTCAACGTCTCGTTCGATTCCCTCGTCTACGGTTTTACTCTTCACGTTTGTGGACAGATCGAGTTGCTATGTTATCGTCTGTCAAAAATCTTCAAGAATTATTCGGATGTAGCACAATATCAATTAGATTTGAATAAAGACGTGATGATTAGCGAGTGCGTGAAACATCACTTACGCGTACACGAGATCGTACGCAGGATACAATCATTATTTGTGTGGACCGTGAcgttgttatttattttcagcaTGGTCACCCTATGCACcagtatttttcaaatgtcTAAG aaaaaaattctcagcGTCGAATTTCTCTCATTGATTCTATATCTCGGAAGCATGTTGTTTCAAGTGTTCTTCTACTGCTGGTACGGAAACGAGTTACAATTAAag ATCATCTCAAGAAAAGGGATTAAAACTTACCATGAATGA